One genomic region from Streptomyces sp. NBC_00457 encodes:
- a CDS encoding ABC transporter substrate-binding protein, translating into MSAARPLTTLRTFAALAALPLMLTACGYGAESTDDGKQTEVAADAKKLSTDEVKIGYFPNLTHATALVGVQEGLLQKELGGTKIKASTFNAGPSEIEALNAGSIDIGWIGPSPAINGYTKSSGKNLRIISGSASGGVKLVVNPDKIKSLKDVKDKKIATPQLGNTQDVALLNWISEQGWKVDAESGKGDVSVVRTDNKITPDAYKSGSIDGAWVPEPTASKLVAEGGKVLLDEADLWPDKKFVITNIIVRQDFLKEHPDVVEAVLRGSVKTNEWINANPDKAKASANEALEELSGKALPAEVIDPAWKSITFLDDPLAATLNTQAEHAVKAGLLEKPDLKGIYDLTSLNKVLKAEGKDQVADAGLGAE; encoded by the coding sequence GTGTCTGCCGCAAGACCGCTCACCACCCTGCGCACCTTCGCCGCCCTCGCGGCGCTCCCCCTGATGCTGACCGCCTGCGGCTACGGCGCCGAGTCCACCGACGACGGCAAGCAGACCGAGGTCGCGGCGGACGCCAAGAAGCTCTCCACCGACGAAGTGAAGATCGGCTACTTCCCCAACCTCACGCACGCCACCGCGCTGGTCGGCGTCCAGGAAGGCCTACTCCAGAAGGAGCTCGGCGGCACCAAGATCAAGGCGTCCACCTTCAACGCCGGCCCGTCCGAGATCGAGGCGCTGAACGCCGGCTCCATCGACATCGGCTGGATCGGCCCCTCCCCCGCCATCAACGGCTACACCAAGTCGAGCGGCAAGAACCTGCGCATCATCAGCGGTTCGGCGTCCGGCGGTGTGAAGCTCGTCGTCAACCCGGACAAGATCAAATCCCTGAAGGACGTCAAGGACAAGAAGATCGCCACCCCGCAACTCGGCAACACCCAGGACGTCGCCCTGCTCAACTGGATCTCGGAGCAAGGCTGGAAGGTCGACGCGGAGAGCGGCAAGGGCGACGTCTCCGTGGTCCGCACCGACAACAAGATCACGCCGGACGCCTACAAGTCCGGCTCCATCGACGGCGCCTGGGTGCCGGAGCCGACCGCGTCCAAGCTCGTCGCCGAGGGCGGCAAGGTGCTGCTGGACGAGGCCGACCTGTGGCCGGACAAGAAATTCGTGATCACGAACATCATCGTGCGACAGGACTTCCTCAAGGAGCACCCGGACGTCGTCGAGGCCGTGCTGCGCGGCTCGGTGAAGACCAACGAGTGGATCAACGCCAACCCGGACAAGGCCAAGGCCTCCGCAAATGAGGCGCTGGAGGAGCTGTCGGGCAAGGCCCTGCCCGCCGAGGTCATCGACCCGGCCTGGAAGTCGATCACCTTCCTCGACGACCCGCTGGCCGCCACCCTCAACACCCAGGCGGAGCACGCGGTGAAGGCCGGCCTGCTGGAGAAGCCCGACCTCAAGGGCATCTACGACCTCACGTCCCTCAACAAGGTCCTCAAGGCCGAGGGCAAGGACCAGGTCGCCGACGCCGGTCTCGGCGCCGAGTAG
- a CDS encoding ABC transporter ATP-binding protein: protein MPESTTQSTTPKVVFEDVRKDFPVKDRRGYGQTTRFTALDGIDLEIAAGEFVVLVGPSGCGKSTLLDLLAGLARPTAGRILLDGRPVTGPGLDRGIVFQQYALLPWRTAQGNVEFGLEATGVPRRQRPARAREFLDLVGLSGFENRHPHELSGGMRQRVAIARSLAYDPDVLLMDEPFAALDAQTRESLQDELLRIWQRTGKTVVFITHGIDEAVYLGQRVAVMTSRPGRIKQVVPVAFGSRTATDDLRSSSEFARHRHEIWSLLQDEVARAQQLEREAVSV from the coding sequence ATGCCGGAATCCACCACGCAGTCCACGACGCCCAAGGTCGTGTTCGAGGACGTACGGAAGGACTTCCCCGTCAAGGACCGCAGGGGGTATGGGCAGACCACCCGGTTCACCGCCCTCGACGGCATCGACCTGGAGATCGCGGCCGGTGAGTTCGTCGTCCTGGTCGGTCCCAGCGGTTGCGGTAAATCGACGCTGCTGGACCTGCTCGCTGGCCTCGCCCGGCCCACCGCCGGGCGGATCCTGCTGGACGGCCGACCGGTCACCGGCCCGGGCCTGGACCGGGGCATCGTCTTCCAGCAGTACGCGCTGCTGCCGTGGCGCACGGCGCAGGGCAATGTGGAGTTCGGTCTGGAGGCCACCGGCGTCCCACGGCGCCAACGACCCGCCCGCGCCCGGGAGTTCCTGGACCTGGTGGGTCTGTCCGGCTTCGAGAACCGCCATCCGCACGAGCTGTCCGGCGGAATGCGGCAGCGGGTGGCGATCGCCCGCAGCCTCGCCTACGACCCCGATGTGCTCCTGATGGACGAGCCGTTCGCCGCACTGGACGCCCAGACCCGGGAATCCCTCCAGGACGAACTGCTGCGCATCTGGCAGCGCACCGGCAAGACCGTCGTCTTCATCACGCACGGCATCGACGAGGCCGTCTACCTGGGACAGCGCGTCGCCGTCATGACGTCGAGACCGGGCCGCATCAAGCAGGTCGTGCCGGTCGCCTTCGGCTCCCGTACGGCGACGGACGACCTCCGCTCCAGTTCCGAGTTCGCCCGACACCGGCACGAGATCTGGTCGCTGCTGCAGGACGAGGTGGCCAGGGCCCAGCAGTTGGAGAGGGAGGCGGTTTCCGTATGA
- a CDS encoding sulfite exporter TauE/SafE family protein codes for MTWSTGLAGLAVGLLIAVVTAPVGVSGAVFLLPVQLSALGVPSPAVTPTNLLYNVVAGPGALLRHHREGLLYSPLTRRLVTGTLPGVVIGAVARVFAVPGATAFRLLVAALLMPLGLWLIGRTLQPTRPAQAAEPSPRAVTGLALVVGVVGGIYGIGGGSILGPVLVGRGMPVARVAPAALASTFATSVAGTAAFALLSLTGSGDIAPDWYLGLACGLGGLIGGYLGAHLQPRLPETALRLLLGTLATALGAVYAVQSLC; via the coding sequence GTGACATGGTCAACAGGGCTGGCAGGTCTGGCCGTCGGCCTGCTCATCGCGGTGGTGACCGCGCCGGTGGGCGTTTCGGGAGCGGTGTTCCTGCTTCCCGTGCAGTTGAGCGCACTCGGGGTGCCCAGCCCCGCGGTCACGCCCACCAACCTGCTGTACAACGTGGTGGCCGGCCCCGGCGCCCTGCTGCGCCACCACCGCGAGGGCCTTCTGTACAGCCCGCTGACGCGCCGCCTGGTGACCGGCACTCTGCCCGGTGTGGTCATCGGCGCCGTGGCACGGGTCTTCGCCGTCCCGGGGGCCACCGCGTTCCGCCTTCTGGTCGCGGCTCTGCTGATGCCGCTGGGCTTGTGGCTGATCGGGCGCACCCTCCAGCCCACCCGGCCGGCCCAAGCCGCGGAACCCTCTCCTCGAGCCGTCACCGGACTGGCCCTGGTCGTCGGCGTTGTCGGCGGGATCTACGGGATCGGCGGCGGATCCATCCTCGGCCCCGTCCTGGTCGGCCGGGGCATGCCCGTCGCCCGGGTGGCACCGGCCGCCCTCGCCTCCACGTTCGCCACCTCCGTGGCCGGTACCGCGGCCTTCGCGCTGTTGTCCCTGACCGGCTCCGGTGACATCGCCCCCGACTGGTACCTCGGCCTGGCCTGCGGTCTCGGCGGACTGATCGGCGGCTACCTCGGGGCACATCTGCAACCTCGGCTGCCCGAGACCGCACTGCGCCTCCTGCTCGGCACCCTGGCCACCGCCCTCGGTGCCGTCTATGCCGTTCAGTCACTGTGCTGA
- a CDS encoding ABC transporter permease gives MSTTSGTATEKSTAPDSVSTAGPIPRPPSATHAASTPPGASPSDERRIAPATARYRQAARRLPNLLVKGATKSAAILALVLLWETAPRFGLVDRTFLPPFSEVARAWWELAVNGQLADNARASLTRSFSGFGIAVAVAVPLGLLIGWYRPVADLLGPLLEVFRNTAALALLPVFVLLLGIGETSKISIVVYACTWPILLNTISAVRNVDPTLLKLAKSMDLPAPRLFQKVILPASVPVMFTGIRLAGAVSILVLVAAEMIGAKAGLGYLINASQYNFAIPQMYAGIITISAIGVAFNQFLVAVERRLSSWRAPAGD, from the coding sequence ATGAGCACCACATCCGGCACGGCCACCGAGAAGAGCACGGCGCCGGACTCTGTGAGCACCGCAGGGCCCATCCCTCGCCCTCCCTCCGCCACGCACGCGGCGTCCACGCCACCGGGCGCATCGCCGTCGGACGAGCGCCGAATCGCCCCTGCGACGGCCCGGTACCGCCAGGCGGCCCGCCGACTGCCGAATCTGCTGGTCAAGGGGGCAACCAAGTCCGCGGCGATCCTGGCTCTGGTGCTGCTGTGGGAGACGGCCCCGCGGTTCGGCCTGGTCGACCGGACCTTCCTGCCGCCGTTCAGCGAGGTCGCGCGCGCCTGGTGGGAGCTGGCCGTGAACGGTCAGCTCGCCGACAACGCGCGTGCCAGCCTGACTCGTTCGTTCAGCGGATTCGGTATCGCCGTGGCCGTGGCCGTGCCGCTGGGCCTGCTGATCGGCTGGTACCGGCCGGTCGCCGACCTCCTCGGCCCGTTGCTGGAGGTGTTCCGCAACACCGCCGCGCTGGCCCTGCTGCCGGTGTTCGTGCTGCTGCTGGGCATCGGCGAGACGTCGAAGATCTCCATCGTGGTGTACGCGTGCACCTGGCCGATCCTGCTCAACACCATCAGCGCGGTCCGCAACGTCGACCCGACCCTGCTGAAGCTGGCGAAGTCGATGGACCTGCCCGCGCCCCGGCTGTTCCAGAAGGTCATCCTGCCGGCGTCGGTGCCGGTGATGTTCACCGGCATCCGGCTGGCCGGAGCGGTGTCCATTCTGGTGCTGGTCGCCGCGGAGATGATCGGCGCGAAGGCGGGCCTCGGCTATCTGATCAACGCCTCCCAGTACAACTTCGCGATCCCGCAGATGTACGCGGGCATCATCACGATCTCCGCCATCGGCGTTGCCTTCAACCAGTTCCTGGTCGCCGTCGAGCGGCGGCTCAGCTCCTGGCGCGCACCCGCGGGCGACTGA
- a CDS encoding putative leader peptide produces the protein MRTRNRTHLLLPLLTSRRHIDFGRTSSAICRLV, from the coding sequence ATGCGAACGCGCAACCGCACGCACTTGTTGCTGCCCCTCCTGACCTCGCGCCGCCACATCGACTTCGGCCGTACGTCCAGCGCCATCTGTCGGCTCGTCTGA
- a CDS encoding ABC transporter substrate-binding protein codes for MATTASTRRQFLSLLGLSAVAVSCGTSASGASAAKNQTKTLRYQGWAGQVILPELAEDLGYLEDVTLKWVGNTISGPQDIQTAATGQVDFGGAFNGAVVKLAANNAPIKSVISYYGADKYAYNGFYVLDDSPIRSPRDLIGTKVGMNTLGAHSEAMLDIYLQRGGLSRADIGKVEPLVVPPVNTEQSLRQKQIEVAVLGGILRDKALAAGGIRPLFTDYKLLGAFSAGTYVMTDRFLNQNPDTARTFVTAVGRAIDWSRSTPHDEVVARMTEIVKKRGRNEDAAPLKYWRSYGVAEKSGLITGEELKPWIDWLVERGDIQKGQVTLSDLYTNEFNGNQKSSSATESGS; via the coding sequence ATGGCCACTACGGCATCGACCCGACGCCAATTCCTCTCCCTGCTCGGTCTTTCGGCGGTGGCCGTGAGCTGCGGCACGTCCGCGTCCGGGGCCTCTGCCGCCAAGAACCAGACCAAGACCCTCAGATACCAGGGCTGGGCAGGCCAGGTCATCTTGCCCGAACTGGCCGAGGACCTCGGCTACTTGGAGGATGTGACGCTGAAGTGGGTCGGTAACACGATCAGCGGTCCGCAGGACATCCAGACCGCGGCCACGGGCCAGGTCGACTTCGGCGGCGCGTTCAACGGCGCGGTCGTCAAACTGGCCGCGAACAACGCCCCCATCAAGTCCGTCATCAGCTACTACGGCGCCGACAAGTACGCCTACAACGGCTTCTACGTCCTCGACGACAGCCCGATACGGTCGCCCCGGGACCTGATCGGCACGAAGGTCGGGATGAACACCCTCGGCGCCCACTCCGAGGCCATGCTGGACATCTATCTACAGCGCGGCGGCCTGTCCCGGGCGGACATCGGCAAGGTCGAGCCGCTCGTGGTGCCTCCGGTCAACACCGAGCAATCGCTGCGTCAGAAGCAGATCGAGGTCGCCGTACTCGGCGGCATTCTGCGCGACAAGGCACTGGCGGCCGGTGGTATTCGCCCGCTTTTCACGGACTACAAACTGCTCGGCGCCTTCAGCGCCGGCACGTATGTGATGACCGACCGATTCCTGAACCAGAACCCGGACACCGCCCGGACCTTCGTCACCGCCGTGGGACGAGCCATCGACTGGTCCCGTTCCACTCCGCACGACGAGGTCGTCGCCCGGATGACCGAGATCGTGAAGAAGCGCGGCCGCAACGAAGACGCCGCGCCTTTGAAGTACTGGCGCTCCTACGGCGTCGCCGAGAAGTCGGGCCTGATCACCGGTGAGGAACTCAAGCCGTGGATCGACTGGCTGGTCGAACGCGGTGACATCCAGAAGGGCCAGGTCACGTTGTCGGACCTCTATACCAATGAGTTCAACGGCAACCAGAAGTCGTCCTCCGCCACCGAGAGCGGGAGCTGA
- a CDS encoding winged helix-turn-helix domain-containing protein, with product MTTALPAQATPHDPRLSDTPRLRLVGDTAQRGLRGHTSAPLVGYLLLVPEGTDPAELFVKDRPRPEIRPVAAADAADPAPARRTGDDAVRIDPARHVAEVDGRELDLTYLEFELLARLVQYPHHVHSRAGLVAAVWGYDHVGDGRTVDVHIARLRRKLGQAYRHRIVTVRRVGYKYVPDQQGSPDAAPCGRP from the coding sequence ATGACCACGGCACTTCCGGCCCAGGCCACCCCACACGATCCGCGGCTCTCCGACACGCCCCGTCTCCGCCTGGTGGGCGACACCGCGCAGAGGGGCCTTAGGGGACACACTTCCGCGCCGCTCGTCGGCTACCTCCTGCTCGTCCCCGAGGGCACCGATCCGGCCGAACTCTTCGTCAAGGACAGGCCGCGACCTGAGATCCGACCGGTCGCCGCCGCGGACGCAGCGGACCCGGCCCCTGCCCGGCGCACGGGAGACGACGCCGTCCGCATCGATCCCGCGCGCCATGTCGCCGAGGTGGACGGACGCGAACTCGACCTCACCTACCTGGAGTTCGAGCTGCTGGCGCGTCTCGTTCAGTATCCCCACCACGTGCATTCGCGCGCTGGGTTGGTGGCGGCCGTCTGGGGCTACGACCACGTCGGCGACGGCCGCACCGTGGACGTCCACATCGCCCGCCTGCGCCGCAAGCTGGGCCAGGCCTACCGACACCGGATCGTCACCGTTCGGCGCGTGGGCTACAAGTACGTGCCCGATCAGCAGGGGAGCCCCGACGCCGCGCCCTGCGGCCGACCTTGA
- a CDS encoding RrF2 family transcriptional regulator: protein MRISARADYAVRAALQLAASRDDGPLKAEAIADAQDIPHKFLESILNDMRRGGLVLSQRGGNGGYRLAKLAESISIADVIRTVEGPLVSVRGVRPPDLSYTGPAESLLPLWIALRSNVREILEGVSLADVASAQLPADVSALTNTPGAWVNP from the coding sequence ATGCGGATCTCAGCCAGAGCGGACTACGCGGTACGTGCCGCACTGCAGCTCGCCGCTTCACGGGACGACGGGCCGCTGAAGGCGGAGGCCATCGCCGACGCCCAGGACATCCCGCACAAATTCCTCGAAAGCATCCTGAACGACATGCGCCGGGGCGGTCTCGTCCTCAGCCAGCGCGGCGGCAACGGCGGCTACCGGCTGGCCAAGCTCGCCGAGTCCATCAGCATCGCCGATGTCATCCGCACGGTGGAGGGACCGCTGGTCTCGGTGCGCGGGGTCCGTCCCCCGGACCTGTCCTACACCGGCCCCGCCGAGTCACTGCTCCCCCTGTGGATCGCGCTGCGATCCAACGTGCGCGAGATCCTCGAAGGCGTGTCGCTCGCCGACGTCGCATCGGCCCAACTGCCCGCCGATGTCTCCGCGTTGACCAACACCCCGGGCGCCTGGGTCAACCCCTGA
- a CDS encoding putative leader peptide, whose protein sequence is MIVSKSENLAARLHVDLRRQASAICAVGR, encoded by the coding sequence GTGATTGTGAGCAAGTCCGAGAACCTCGCCGCGCGCCTGCACGTCGATCTGCGACGTCAGGCCAGCGCCATCTGTGCCGTCGGCCGCTGA
- a CDS encoding acyl-CoA dehydrogenase family protein, producing the protein MGLASAPSRPTSPSDRTGHGHAHWLRVAREAADDLATDAVAREQAGKAPFDEVSRLREAGLLTLLMPAESPAGGPDWLTAYAVVREIATADGAIGQLLGCHYFLSWSARFFAGPALAAQTEERSAAEQWCWGGGFARQEPPLMLVKTSKGLVLDGRQSYTTGVLVADRLAVRAVREDTGEPLAVVVDPTRRGVAIDGDADTFGHRLAAGGSVEFDDVRVGAEDVLGSLSADEDLLSPRAALASPVGRLFSAQLLLGMAEGVLAEAREYSRTGRAAWLPDWPAGTPHDPQVQTAYGELTVLTRSASALTDQALEAVRGGLERGEDLTYDESADISALVAMAEAAAARAAQESTTRALDIIGARSTSARLGFDRFWRNARTHTLYEPVTHRLRDVGHYFLNGAHPPFVLPA; encoded by the coding sequence ATGGGCCTTGCCTCCGCGCCGTCCCGCCCCACCTCGCCGTCCGACCGAACCGGGCACGGCCATGCGCACTGGCTGCGCGTGGCCCGCGAGGCGGCGGACGACCTGGCCACGGACGCGGTGGCCAGGGAGCAGGCGGGCAAGGCTCCGTTCGACGAGGTGTCCCGGCTGCGCGAGGCGGGACTGCTGACGCTGCTGATGCCGGCCGAGTCCCCGGCAGGCGGCCCGGACTGGCTCACGGCTTACGCCGTCGTCCGGGAGATCGCCACGGCCGACGGCGCGATCGGTCAACTGCTCGGCTGTCACTACTTCTTGTCGTGGAGCGCCCGGTTCTTCGCCGGGCCCGCTCTCGCCGCGCAGACGGAAGAACGGTCCGCGGCCGAACAGTGGTGCTGGGGCGGCGGTTTCGCGCGTCAGGAGCCGCCTCTGATGCTGGTCAAGACCTCCAAGGGCCTGGTGCTCGACGGCCGGCAGAGCTACACCACCGGGGTCCTGGTAGCCGACCGTCTCGCCGTGCGCGCCGTGCGGGAGGACACGGGTGAACCACTCGCCGTCGTGGTGGATCCCACCCGTCGCGGTGTGGCGATCGACGGGGACGCCGACACCTTCGGCCACCGGCTCGCGGCCGGCGGCAGCGTGGAGTTCGACGACGTACGGGTGGGTGCCGAGGACGTGCTCGGCTCCCTGTCCGCGGACGAGGACTTGCTGTCGCCCCGGGCCGCCCTGGCATCTCCGGTCGGGCGTCTGTTCTCCGCCCAGCTCCTTCTCGGCATGGCCGAGGGAGTGCTCGCCGAAGCCCGTGAGTACAGCAGGACGGGCCGCGCGGCCTGGCTCCCCGACTGGCCGGCCGGTACCCCGCACGACCCGCAAGTGCAGACCGCCTACGGAGAACTCACCGTCCTCACCCGCTCCGCGTCGGCACTCACCGATCAGGCACTGGAAGCCGTGCGCGGCGGGCTGGAACGCGGCGAAGACCTCACCTACGACGAGTCCGCCGACATCTCCGCACTCGTGGCCATGGCCGAAGCCGCCGCGGCCAGGGCGGCGCAGGAGTCCACCACCCGCGCCCTCGACATCATCGGCGCCCGCTCCACGTCCGCGCGGCTGGGCTTCGACCGGTTCTGGCGCAATGCCCGGACCCACACCCTGTACGAGCCCGTCACCCACCGGCTCCGCGATGTCGGCCACTACTTCCTCAACGGCGCTCACCCTCCGTTCGTCCTGCCCGCCTGA
- a CDS encoding ABC transporter ATP-binding protein: protein MSSQEVTTMATTTTLAKAADDAATAAHAARIEHVSKSFPGPAGQQLVLDDISIDVAPGEFVTLLGASGCGKSTLLNLVAGLDAPTTGSITTDGRPALMFQEHALFPWLTAGKNIELALKLRGVAKHERRDKAEELLELVRLKGAHGKRVHELSGGMRQRVALARALAQESRLLLMDEPFAALDAITRDVLHDELTRIWAETGVSVLFVTHNVREAVKLAQRVILLSSRPGRIAREWTVGIPQPRRIEDAPVAELSVEITEVLRGEIRRHGQH from the coding sequence ATGAGTTCCCAGGAGGTGACGACCATGGCCACGACCACGACCCTCGCCAAGGCCGCAGACGACGCCGCGACGGCCGCACACGCCGCCCGGATCGAGCACGTCTCAAAGTCGTTTCCAGGCCCCGCCGGACAGCAGCTCGTGCTGGACGACATCAGCATCGATGTCGCGCCCGGCGAGTTCGTCACCCTCCTGGGGGCCTCGGGCTGCGGCAAGTCCACGCTGCTGAACCTGGTGGCCGGGCTCGACGCCCCCACCACCGGGTCCATCACCACGGACGGCCGACCGGCCCTGATGTTCCAGGAGCACGCCCTCTTCCCGTGGCTGACCGCGGGCAAGAACATCGAACTCGCCCTCAAACTCAGGGGCGTCGCGAAGCACGAGCGCCGCGACAAGGCCGAGGAACTCCTCGAACTCGTCCGGCTCAAGGGCGCGCACGGCAAGCGGGTGCACGAGCTGTCCGGCGGTATGCGCCAGCGCGTCGCCCTCGCCCGCGCGCTCGCCCAGGAGAGCCGGCTGCTGCTGATGGACGAGCCGTTCGCGGCGCTGGACGCCATCACGCGGGACGTCCTGCACGACGAGCTGACCCGGATCTGGGCGGAGACCGGGGTGTCCGTTCTCTTCGTCACGCACAACGTGCGCGAGGCGGTGAAGCTGGCGCAACGCGTCATCCTGCTGTCGTCGCGGCCCGGCCGGATCGCCCGCGAGTGGACGGTCGGCATCCCGCAGCCCCGCCGCATCGAGGACGCGCCCGTGGCGGAACTGTCCGTCGAGATCACCGAAGTACTGCGTGGGGAGATCCGCCGCCATGGCCAGCACTGA
- a CDS encoding TauD/TfdA dioxygenase family protein — MTTSTGFDVRRIGGRIGAEILGVDLSTDLDPAVVTEINSALLEHKALVFRDQRLDDAGQLRFASLFGELTTAHPTVPSVEGRPNILPVDGDEGIRANQWHTDVTFVRTPPKASTLRGIVIPPYGGNTLIANAAAAYRDLPEPLRELADKLWAVHTNDYDYAAPKSEKAAEYRRRFVARKYRTVHPVVRVHPETGERGLFIGGFAQSFVGLGPSDSRDLLRIFQSYVTRPENIVRVAWTPGDLVLFDNRITQHYAPDDYGDLPRLLHRVTVAGDVPAGVDGTLSHVLEGDDASHYTPASA, encoded by the coding sequence ATGACCACCAGCACCGGCTTCGACGTCCGCAGGATCGGCGGCCGGATCGGCGCCGAGATCCTCGGCGTCGACCTCTCCACCGATCTCGACCCCGCCGTCGTCACCGAGATCAACTCCGCGCTCCTGGAACACAAGGCGTTGGTCTTCCGCGACCAGCGGCTGGACGACGCGGGCCAGCTCCGCTTCGCCTCCCTCTTCGGCGAGCTCACCACCGCACACCCGACCGTCCCCTCCGTCGAGGGCAGGCCGAACATCCTCCCCGTCGACGGCGACGAGGGCATCCGCGCCAACCAATGGCACACCGACGTCACCTTCGTCCGCACGCCCCCGAAGGCGTCCACACTGCGCGGCATCGTGATCCCTCCCTACGGCGGTAACACCCTCATCGCCAACGCGGCCGCCGCCTACCGGGATCTCCCGGAGCCGCTGCGCGAGCTCGCCGACAAGCTGTGGGCCGTACACACCAACGACTACGACTACGCCGCCCCGAAGAGCGAGAAGGCCGCCGAGTACCGCAGGCGGTTCGTCGCGCGGAAGTACCGCACCGTGCACCCGGTCGTCCGCGTCCACCCCGAGACCGGGGAGCGCGGGCTGTTCATCGGCGGCTTCGCCCAGAGCTTCGTCGGCCTCGGTCCCTCCGACTCCCGCGACCTGCTGCGCATCTTCCAGTCGTACGTCACCCGGCCCGAGAACATCGTGCGCGTGGCCTGGACACCGGGCGACCTCGTCCTGTTCGACAACCGCATCACCCAGCACTACGCCCCCGACGACTACGGCGACCTGCCGCGCCTGCTGCACCGGGTGACCGTCGCGGGCGACGTCCCCGCCGGCGTCGACGGCACCCTCAGCCACGTCCTCGAGGGCGACGACGCCTCCCACTACACCCCCGCCTCGGCCTGA